A genome region from Buchnera aphidicola (Cinara splendens) includes the following:
- the lysS gene encoding lysine--tRNA ligase, whose product MSKKIQEKKKKKSSKNEVNTRKKKLFQLRQLGFDFPNTFSCTNSIKDILNIYQKSTKDDLNKLCYIVKIAGRIIKKRILGKAAFLVIYGNHHTIQIYIKSNLFAEDYYKNHILELDLGDIIGVKGKIFKTNTSELSIYCKTIYLLTKSLRPLPDKYQGLKKKELKYRKRYLDLISNIQTTRIFTKRSSIILNIRKFMIQENFLEVETPMMHPIPGGANAKPFVTYHNSLNKKMYLRVSPELYLKRLIIGGFNKIFEINRNFRNEGLSTQHSPEFTMMEVYSSYTQYTDMMSFLEKLCIFLVKKIFHSYIFTYGKYQLNFEKPIKKMTMIQAILKFNKKIKESDLKTLKKAKKIAKKIHLNIKTCTSLGEIIYLIFEKKIEKKIITPTFITEYPLEISPLAKTNSINKNITDRFEFFIAGYEIANGFSELNDPEEQKRRFKLQKSQKKNVEFLKNFYYDQDYITALEHGLPPTSGLGIGIDRLIMILTNQKNIKDVILFPILKNKIY is encoded by the coding sequence ATGTCAAAAAAAATTCAAGAAAAAAAAAAAAAGAAATCATCAAAAAATGAAGTTAATACAAGAAAAAAAAAATTATTTCAATTACGTCAATTAGGTTTTGATTTTCCTAATACTTTTAGTTGCACAAATAGTATCAAAGATATTTTAAATATATATCAAAAAAGCACAAAAGATGATTTAAATAAATTATGTTATATAGTTAAAATTGCTGGAAGAATTATAAAAAAAAGAATTTTAGGAAAAGCTGCATTTTTAGTAATATACGGTAATCATCATACAATTCAAATATATATAAAAAGTAATTTATTTGCAGAAGATTACTATAAAAATCATATTCTAGAATTAGATTTAGGAGATATAATCGGAGTAAAAGGAAAAATATTTAAAACTAATACATCAGAACTATCTATTTATTGTAAAACAATATATTTACTAACAAAATCTTTAAGACCATTACCAGATAAATACCAGGGATTGAAAAAAAAAGAATTAAAATATAGAAAAAGATACTTAGATCTTATATCTAATATTCAGACTACGAGAATTTTTACAAAAAGATCTTCTATTATTTTAAATATTCGTAAGTTTATGATACAAGAAAATTTTTTAGAAGTTGAAACACCCATGATGCATCCTATTCCTGGAGGAGCTAACGCAAAACCATTTGTTACTTACCATAATTCCTTAAACAAAAAAATGTATTTACGAGTCTCTCCTGAATTATATTTGAAAAGACTAATTATCGGTGGTTTTAATAAAATTTTTGAAATAAATAGAAATTTTAGAAATGAAGGATTATCAACACAACATAGTCCAGAATTTACTATGATGGAAGTTTATTCATCATATACTCAATATACTGACATGATGTCTTTTTTAGAAAAACTATGTATTTTTTTAGTAAAAAAAATTTTTCATTCATATATTTTTACATACGGTAAATACCAGTTAAATTTTGAAAAACCAATTAAAAAAATGACTATGATACAAGCAATATTAAAATTCAACAAAAAAATTAAAGAATCTGATTTAAAAACACTAAAAAAAGCTAAAAAGATAGCAAAAAAAATACACTTAAATATAAAAACATGCACTTCATTGGGGGAAATAATTTATTTAATTTTTGAAAAAAAGATAGAAAAAAAAATAATTACGCCAACGTTTATTACTGAATATCCCTTGGAAATTTCTCCTTTAGCTAAAACTAACAGTATAAATAAAAATATTACAGATAGATTTGAATTTTTCATAGCAGGTTATGAAATAGCTAACGGTTTTTCTGAATTAAATGATCCAGAAGAACAAAAAAGACGTTTTAAATTACAAAAATCACAAAAAAAAAATGTAGAATTTTTAAAAAATTTTTATTATGACCAAGACTATATTACTGCTTTAGAACACGGATTACCGCCTACATCCGGTTTAGGAATTGGTATTGATAGATTAATCATGATTTTAACTAATCAAAAAAATATCAAAGATGTTATACTGTTTCCGATTTTAAAGAATAAAATATATTAA
- the polA gene encoding DNA polymerase I has translation MTKKITILIDGNYCLYQTYFSYLKLKNKNGDSTGILYGCIKIFNKLIETFNPKNIVIIFDTPKTTFRHQLYNKYKTHRKPMPSNLKKQIRPLKKIIQSLGIPVINIKNVEADDIIGSLSKKFTKKKYYVFIYSADKDLTQLVNKKVSIIPGNFITEVLNEKHVYKKYGVHAKYIADFLGLTGDSSDNIPGVPGIGKKTAAVLLKNFSSISDIYKNINYVAYLPIRNIKNITSSLKKNKKKAFLSYRLTKIDQNIYIKNISSYLKKNNTDIPLLLKYFKYYQLNKYIKQIYENQFPILDKYHKKKNKNIQIKIVNTDVISKMINIIIQKKIFSIAIDFYINKEKKFFFYISISVTNYTTWWYIHDQKKNNKYILTPNIILKKLKFILENENYHKIGTNLKKIFHILKKFDITLTGIYFDTSIALYYYQLSNNIKKCKKKTLKKYINKKKFFDSKKIIFNVIQKSLNPIKKYFQNIKYLIINSKKPFKSIDIPLIQVLSNMEYTGVLIKKKILEKQKKKINNTSLKLEKKIYYITQEKFNINSPKQLQKILFKKYNFPYFKKTKNGNISTDETVLTELSKIHKLPKIILQYRILKKLKNTYLKKLIQSINTKTKRIHTTYHQNSTSTGRLSSSDPNLQNIPIKTKIGRKLRIAFVAKKKWLLLTADYSHIELRIMAHYSNDKNMIKDLSYTQDIHYNSAKHIFNINDNKIKSYHRNTAKIVNFSILYGISSFGLSRKLNIPIYEAREYIKNYFLTYKTIKEYIKYTYNFAKKKKYVKTLFGRKIYIPNINSKNKKLKNNAKRFCINVIIQNTASDIIKTSMIKLQHIFQKKYPNDVKIIMQIHDELIFEIKEEKISKFSYLIKYHMENSTKLIVPLYVSIKIGKNWKEMKSYILSVPK, from the coding sequence ATGACAAAAAAAATAACTATATTAATTGATGGAAACTATTGTTTATATCAAACATATTTTTCTTATTTAAAATTAAAAAATAAAAATGGAGATTCAACTGGAATATTGTATGGATGTATTAAAATATTTAATAAATTAATAGAAACATTTAATCCCAAAAACATCGTAATCATTTTTGATACTCCAAAAACAACATTTCGACATCAATTATACAATAAATATAAAACACACAGAAAACCAATGCCTAGTAACTTAAAAAAACAAATAAGACCTCTAAAAAAAATCATTCAATCTCTAGGGATTCCAGTGATCAATATAAAAAATGTTGAAGCTGATGATATTATTGGTAGTTTATCTAAGAAATTTACAAAAAAAAAATATTATGTGTTTATATACAGTGCAGATAAAGATTTAACACAGTTAGTAAATAAAAAAGTATCTATTATCCCAGGAAATTTTATTACAGAAGTATTAAATGAAAAGCATGTATACAAAAAATATGGGGTACATGCAAAATACATAGCAGATTTTTTAGGATTAACAGGTGATTCTTCTGATAATATTCCCGGCGTTCCCGGCATAGGAAAAAAAACAGCTGCTGTACTTTTAAAAAATTTTTCCTCTATATCAGATATATATAAAAATATAAACTATGTTGCTTATCTACCAATAAGAAACATAAAAAATATTACAAGCAGTTTAAAAAAAAACAAAAAAAAAGCTTTTCTATCGTACCGTCTTACTAAAATAGATCAAAATATTTATATAAAAAATATATCATCATATTTAAAAAAAAATAACACAGATATACCTTTATTATTAAAATATTTTAAATATTATCAATTAAATAAGTACATTAAACAAATATATGAAAACCAATTTCCTATTCTTGATAAATATCACAAAAAAAAAAACAAAAATATACAAATTAAAATAGTAAATACTGATGTTATATCAAAAATGATAAATATCATTATTCAAAAAAAAATATTTTCTATTGCAATAGATTTTTACATAAATAAAGAAAAAAAATTTTTTTTTTATATCTCCATATCAGTTACTAACTATACAACATGGTGGTATATTCATGATCAAAAAAAAAACAATAAATACATATTAACTCCAAATATAATTTTAAAAAAACTAAAGTTCATTCTAGAAAACGAAAATTATCATAAAATTGGTACTAATTTAAAAAAAATTTTTCATATTTTGAAAAAATTTGATATTACATTAACAGGAATATATTTTGATACATCAATTGCATTATATTATTATCAGTTAAGTAATAATATAAAAAAATGTAAAAAAAAAACCTTAAAAAAATACATAAACAAGAAAAAATTTTTTGATTCAAAAAAAATAATTTTTAACGTTATTCAAAAATCTTTAAATCCAATAAAAAAATATTTTCAGAATATAAAATATTTAATTATAAACTCTAAAAAACCATTTAAATCTATTGACATACCTTTAATACAAGTATTATCTAATATGGAATATACTGGTGTATTAATAAAAAAAAAAATATTAGAAAAACAAAAAAAAAAAATCAATAATACATCATTAAAACTTGAAAAAAAAATATATTATATAACTCAAGAAAAATTCAATATTAATTCTCCTAAACAATTACAAAAAATTTTATTTAAAAAATATAATTTTCCATACTTTAAAAAAACAAAAAATGGTAATATTTCTACTGATGAAACAGTTCTCACGGAACTATCTAAAATTCATAAATTACCCAAAATTATCCTACAATATAGAATATTGAAAAAATTAAAAAATACTTATTTAAAAAAATTAATTCAATCAATAAATACAAAAACAAAAAGAATTCATACCACATATCATCAGAACTCAACATCAACTGGTCGATTATCTTCTAGTGATCCTAATTTACAAAACATTCCAATTAAAACCAAAATAGGAAGAAAACTTCGAATAGCATTTGTTGCAAAAAAAAAATGGTTATTATTAACAGCAGATTATTCTCATATTGAATTAAGAATCATGGCACATTATTCAAATGATAAAAATATGATAAAAGATTTATCATATACTCAAGATATACATTATAATTCTGCTAAACATATATTTAATATTAATGACAATAAAATAAAATCTTATCATAGAAATACTGCTAAAATTGTAAATTTTTCAATATTATATGGAATTAGTTCTTTTGGACTATCTCGTAAATTAAATATTCCTATTTATGAAGCTAGAGAGTATATAAAAAACTATTTTTTAACATATAAAACAATTAAAGAATATATCAAATATACATATAATTTTGCTAAAAAAAAAAAGTATGTAAAAACATTATTTGGAAGAAAAATATATATTCCTAATATTAATTCAAAAAATAAAAAATTAAAAAATAACGCAAAACGTTTTTGTATCAATGTAATTATACAAAATACTGCTTCAGATATAATTAAAACTTCTATGATTAAATTACAACATATATTTCAAAAAAAATATCCAAATGATGTCAAAATAATTATGCAAATACATGATGAATTAATATTTGAAATAAAAGAAGAAAAAATATCTAAATTTAGTTATTTAATTAAATATCACATGGAAAATAGTACAAAATTAATAGTTCCATTATATGTATCTATTAAAATAGGAAAAAATTGGAAAGAAATGAAATCTTATATATTATCTGTTCCTAAATAA
- the eno gene encoding phosphopyruvate hydratase, protein MSKIKKIFAREILDSRGHPTIETEVHLTSGHIGLASAPSGASTGSKEALELRDGDLKRFFGKGVQKAIQCVNTEIRRSLLGKEAEEQKKIDNYLIHLDGTPNKSKFGANAILSVSLALAKSVAAENRMPFYSYIAEINKSKNKFSLPLPMINIINGGMHANNNIDLQEFMIQPIGAVNIKQAIRIGSEVFHKLGMILKNKGYTTCVGDEGGYAPNLQSNEEALSMMSLAVEKANYKLGEDVVFAIDCAASELFDKKTQKYKLKNEKKTFNSQEFTHYLQKLTKKYPILSIEDGLHENDWKGFIHQTKVLGKTIQLVGDDLFVTNKKILSYGIKNKAANAILVKLNQIGTLTETLETIRLAKKNKYSVIISHRSGETEDTSIADLSVGTSAGQIKTGSMCRSDRTAKYNRLIRIEEFMELDSKLPKEKLNIFNPYN, encoded by the coding sequence ATGTCAAAAATAAAAAAAATATTTGCTCGCGAAATATTAGATTCACGCGGACATCCAACTATTGAAACTGAAGTGCATTTAACTAGCGGACATATTGGATTAGCTTCTGCTCCCTCCGGAGCATCTACTGGTTCTAAAGAAGCTTTAGAATTAAGAGACGGAGATTTGAAACGTTTTTTTGGTAAGGGAGTGCAAAAAGCAATACAGTGTGTGAATACAGAAATAAGAAGAAGTTTGTTAGGTAAAGAGGCTGAGGAACAAAAAAAAATAGATAATTATCTAATACATTTAGACGGTACGCCTAACAAGTCAAAATTTGGTGCAAATGCAATTTTATCAGTATCATTAGCACTCGCAAAATCTGTTGCTGCAGAAAATAGAATGCCATTTTATTCTTATATTGCTGAAATTAATAAATCAAAAAATAAATTTTCCTTACCTCTTCCTATGATCAATATCATTAATGGAGGTATGCATGCCAACAACAATATTGATCTTCAAGAATTTATGATACAACCAATAGGAGCTGTTAATATTAAACAAGCTATTCGTATAGGATCCGAAGTATTTCATAAATTAGGTATGATATTAAAAAATAAAGGATATACAACTTGCGTGGGAGATGAAGGAGGTTATGCTCCTAATTTACAGTCTAATGAAGAAGCATTATCTATGATGAGTTTAGCTGTAGAAAAAGCAAATTACAAATTAGGAGAAGATGTAGTTTTTGCTATAGATTGTGCTGCATCAGAACTGTTTGATAAAAAAACACAAAAATACAAGTTAAAAAATGAAAAAAAAACATTTAATTCACAAGAATTTACTCATTACCTTCAAAAATTAACTAAAAAGTATCCTATTTTATCAATAGAAGATGGGTTACATGAAAATGATTGGAAAGGTTTTATACATCAAACAAAAGTTTTAGGAAAAACTATACAACTAGTAGGAGACGATTTATTTGTTACAAATAAAAAAATTTTAAGTTATGGAATAAAAAATAAAGCTGCAAACGCAATTTTAGTCAAATTAAATCAAATAGGAACCTTAACAGAAACTTTAGAAACTATTCGTTTAGCTAAAAAAAATAAATACTCCGTTATTATATCTCATCGATCTGGAGAAACAGAAGATACCAGTATTGCTGATTTATCTGTCGGTACATCTGCAGGACAAATAAAAACAGGTTCCATGTGTAGATCGGATAGAACAGCAAAATATAATAGATTAATCAGAATAGAAGAGTTTATGGAACTTGATAGTAAACTACCGAAAGAAAAATTGAACATATTCAATCCATATAACTAA
- the yihA gene encoding ribosome biogenesis GTP-binding protein YihA/YsxC: MKFDKTSFLKSIINTCELEDFSGIEIAVLGYSNSGKSSLLNVLTNNKKLARVSKLPGRTKTINVFNITSSFRIIDFPGYGYSTINLLTKKLLSKSLLFYLRNRLCLRGVIILSDIRYSLKLLDLKILKILQKRLISILFILTKTDKVSKQKKTVQISQIRKKISILNMDITVLGFSKFNKLDILVVRHHLSLWYNLFRNR; the protein is encoded by the coding sequence ATGAAATTTGATAAAACATCTTTTTTAAAAAGCATTATTAATACTTGTGAATTAGAAGATTTTTCTGGAATAGAAATTGCAGTTTTAGGTTATTCTAATTCTGGAAAATCTAGTTTATTAAATGTATTAACTAATAATAAAAAATTAGCTAGAGTAAGTAAATTGCCAGGTAGAACTAAAACTATAAATGTTTTTAATATTACATCAAGTTTTAGAATAATAGATTTTCCAGGATATGGATATTCTACAATTAATTTATTAACTAAAAAATTACTCAGTAAAAGTCTATTATTTTATTTACGTAATAGATTATGTTTACGTGGTGTTATAATTTTATCCGATATTCGTTATTCCTTAAAATTATTGGATTTGAAAATTTTAAAAATTTTGCAGAAAAGATTAATTTCAATTTTATTTATTTTAACTAAAACTGATAAAGTTTCTAAACAAAAAAAAACAGTACAAATTTCACAAATTCGTAAAAAAATATCTATTTTAAATATGGACATTACTGTTTTAGGTTTTTCTAAATTTAATAAATTAGATATTTTAGTTGTTCGACATCATTTATCTTTATGGTACAATTTATTTAGGAACAGATAA
- a CDS encoding glutamine--tRNA ligase/YqeY domain fusion protein: protein MKHTNNNNFINKIVKYSILKNPKRKIKTRFPPEPNGYLHIGHAKSICLNNNIANKYNGTCNLRFDDTNPRKENEKYIQAIKKDIKWLGFDWYKKTTYTSNYFNQLYQYAIQLIKKKVAYVDELNVKDIKKYRGTLKKNGKNSPFRNRTVKQNLMLFKKMKNGMFPEGSMCLRAKIDMKSSYIILRDPVLYRIIFSKHHQTEKKWCIYPMYDFAHCIADALEGITHSLCTLEFLDNRQLYIWILEKLNFNKIPPRQYEFSKLNLEYTILSKRKIQKLIDLKLVSGWKDPRLSTLSGLRKRGYTNNSIKTFCQKVGVTRQQSLTELSLLESCIRKDLNYSSPRRMAVINPIKLIITNIDHNYTEYLDVPNHPHRKDMGYRKILFSREIYIEKEDFRKRPVTGYKGLVLGQKIRLKYAYTIRANQIIKNKNNDILCILCTYYLNKKKKNISLEKKYNIIHWVSKKNSTKTQFKLFDVLFTSKNPEKEKNIIQLYNPNSCIIKLGYTESIMDNENIQHAYQFERIGYFLKLKKKNKCNILVFNRIVSLKNKYKKLIH, encoded by the coding sequence ATGAAACATACAAATAACAATAATTTCATTAATAAAATTGTAAAATATTCAATTTTGAAAAATCCTAAAAGAAAAATAAAAACACGATTTCCACCAGAACCTAATGGTTACTTACATATAGGACATGCGAAATCTATATGTTTAAACAATAATATCGCTAATAAATACAATGGTACATGTAATCTTAGATTTGATGATACAAATCCTAGAAAAGAAAATGAAAAATACATTCAAGCAATTAAAAAGGATATAAAATGGTTGGGTTTTGATTGGTATAAAAAAACAACATATACTTCAAATTACTTTAATCAATTATACCAATATGCAATTCAGTTAATAAAAAAAAAAGTAGCATATGTAGACGAATTAAATGTAAAAGATATAAAAAAATATAGAGGAACATTAAAAAAAAATGGAAAAAATAGTCCTTTTCGCAACCGAACTGTTAAACAAAATTTAATGTTATTTAAAAAAATGAAAAACGGAATGTTTCCAGAAGGATCCATGTGCTTACGAGCAAAAATAGATATGAAATCATCATATATTATATTACGTGATCCTGTTCTGTATAGAATCATTTTTTCTAAACATCATCAAACAGAAAAAAAATGGTGTATTTATCCCATGTATGATTTTGCACACTGTATTGCAGATGCTTTAGAAGGAATTACACACTCTTTATGTACATTGGAATTTTTAGATAATCGTCAATTATATATATGGATACTAGAAAAATTAAATTTTAATAAAATACCTCCAAGACAATATGAATTTTCTAAATTAAATTTAGAATATACAATTTTATCTAAAAGAAAAATACAAAAATTAATAGATCTTAAACTAGTAAGCGGATGGAAAGATCCAAGACTAAGTACACTATCGGGTTTACGAAAAAGAGGATATACTAACAATTCTATTAAAACATTTTGTCAGAAAGTAGGGGTTACCAGACAACAAAGTCTAACAGAATTATCTCTATTAGAATCGTGTATACGAAAAGATCTTAATTATTCTTCTCCTAGAAGGATGGCTGTTATTAACCCTATTAAATTAATTATAACAAATATTGATCATAATTATACAGAATACTTAGACGTTCCAAATCATCCTCATAGAAAAGACATGGGTTACAGAAAAATTTTATTTTCCAGAGAAATATATATTGAAAAAGAAGATTTTCGTAAAAGACCTGTTACAGGCTACAAAGGATTAGTGTTAGGACAAAAAATTCGATTAAAATATGCATACACTATACGGGCAAATCAAATTATAAAAAATAAAAACAATGATATTTTATGCATTTTATGTACTTATTACTTAAATAAAAAAAAAAAAAATATTTCATTAGAAAAAAAATATAATATAATTCACTGGGTATCTAAGAAAAATTCTACTAAAACTCAATTCAAATTATTTGATGTATTATTTACATCTAAAAATCCAGAAAAAGAAAAAAACATTATTCAATTGTATAATCCTAATTCATGTATAATTAAACTAGGATATACTGAATCTATAATGGATAATGAAAACATTCAACATGCTTACCAATTTGAAAGAATAGGATATTTTTTAAAATTAAAAAAAAAAAATAAATGTAATATTTTAGTATTTAATAGAATTGTATCGTTAAAAAATAAATATAAAAAACTAATACATTAA
- the prfB gene encoding peptide chain release factor 2 (programmed frameshift), with protein MKKTLNLSTLIKKIQLFKKKIILLKRNLDYDNNTKKIQSINSKLKNLKFYKNSKLISHLYKKKNILSKNKNDIVRITNIVQDIECWIKIFIQEPDKIIKKEINIQYKKLKKKLKKLEIYIMFYHKHDHNNCYIDIQSGSGGIESQDWTKMLLKMYLKYSFNKKFKSKIISQSIGENGGIKSITLKIKGEYAFGWFRTETGIHRLVRKSPFDINNKRHTSFSSVFVYPELKNNINIDIQPKNLRIDVYRSSGAGGQHVNKTESAVRITHIPTGIVTQCQNERSQHKNKHAALKQLTSKLYRIETEKKKTEKKNTNTKKPSIRWGNQIRSYILDDSRIKDIRTNIERNDVYQILNGDLHQFIKTSLKMGL; from the exons ATGAAAAAAACATTAAATTTATCCACTTTAATTAAAAAAATACAACTATTTAAAAAAAAAATAATATTATTAAAGAGGAATCTT GACTATGATAACAATACAAAAAAAATCCAGTCTATTAATTCTAAATTAAAAAATTTAAAATTTTATAAAAATTCTAAATTAATATCACATTTATATAAAAAAAAAAATATTTTATCTAAAAATAAAAATGACATTGTACGAATTACTAATATAGTACAAGATATAGAGTGTTGGATAAAAATATTTATACAAGAACCCGATAAAATTATTAAAAAAGAAATAAACATACAATATAAAAAATTAAAAAAAAAATTAAAAAAACTAGAAATATACATCATGTTTTACCATAAACACGATCATAATAATTGTTATATAGATATACAATCAGGATCAGGAGGAATTGAATCACAAGATTGGACAAAAATGTTATTAAAAATGTATCTAAAATATTCATTTAATAAAAAATTCAAAAGTAAAATTATATCCCAATCAATAGGAGAAAATGGTGGTATAAAATCTATTACATTAAAAATAAAAGGTGAATATGCATTTGGTTGGTTTAGAACTGAAACAGGTATACATAGATTAGTACGAAAAAGCCCTTTTGACATAAATAACAAAAGACATACTTCATTTAGTTCTGTATTTGTATATCCTGAATTAAAAAATAATATTAATATAGATATTCAACCCAAAAATCTGAGAATAGATGTTTACCGATCTTCGGGAGCTGGAGGACAACACGTCAATAAAACAGAATCTGCTGTACGCATTACACATATACCAACAGGTATTGTAACACAGTGTCAAAATGAAAGATCTCAGCATAAAAATAAACATGCTGCTCTAAAACAATTAACATCTAAACTATATCGAATAGAAACAGAAAAAAAAAAAACAGAAAAAAAAAACACAAATACAAAAAAACCTAGTATTCGATGGGGAAACCAAATTCGTTCATATATATTAGATGATTCTAGAATAAAAGATATCCGAACTAACATAGAAAGAAATGATGTATATCAAATCTTAAATGGTGATTTACATCAATTTATTAAAACTAGTTTAAAAATGGGATTATAA
- the typA gene encoding translational GTPase TypA: MNKMIRNIAIIAHVDHGKTTLLDQLLQQSGTFQQHEEKIDRIMDSNELEKERGITILSKHTSVTWKNYHINIIDTPGHADFGGEVERILSMVDSVLLVVDAFEGPMPQTRYVTKKSFLYNIKPIVVINKMDRPTIRPDWVINQIFDLFVNLSASDEQLDFPIIYTSALLGQSGYDPDNIQNNMVPLLNSIIEYTPIPNISKKKFFQMQLSQLDFNNYFGMIGIGKIQQGKLRSNQMVSVLRNKKKIYTGKIQNILKFYGLKKKKIDIAYAGDIIAVTGLNNIEISDTICDPDFLYPLPNLKIDEPTVKMLFCVNQSPFCGREGKYITSRQILERLKKETIRNISLTVEETKNSNIFSVSGRGELHLSILLEQLRRENFEIEVSRPTVIFKNKNNVLTEPFEITFLDIEKKHQGPLIQKLGELRGEIQNIVTSEYGRIQIECILSSRSLIGFRSEFMNLTSGSGTFFSSINHYGPLQQKKFGQRKNGVLISKKTGTAVSFSIYNLQNRGKMFIHHGEEVYEGQIVGIHNRSNDLTVNCLTGKKLTNMRASGTDEAINLTKPINITLEYALNFVNDDELIEVTPRSIRLRKLLLKESDRKKNNKNNTRDY; the protein is encoded by the coding sequence ATGAATAAAATGATCAGAAATATTGCTATTATTGCTCACGTTGATCATGGAAAAACAACACTACTAGATCAATTATTACAGCAATCAGGTACATTTCAACAGCATGAAGAAAAAATTGATAGAATAATGGATTCCAACGAATTGGAAAAAGAAAGAGGTATAACGATATTATCTAAGCATACGTCAGTAACGTGGAAAAATTATCATATAAATATTATCGATACTCCGGGACATGCTGACTTTGGAGGAGAAGTAGAAAGAATTTTATCTATGGTAGATTCTGTTTTACTAGTTGTAGATGCTTTTGAAGGACCTATGCCTCAAACACGTTATGTAACTAAAAAATCATTTTTATATAACATAAAACCAATAGTAGTAATTAATAAAATGGATAGACCAACTATTCGACCAGATTGGGTAATTAATCAAATATTTGATTTATTTGTTAACTTATCCGCTAGTGATGAACAATTAGATTTTCCTATAATATATACTTCGGCATTATTAGGTCAATCGGGATATGATCCTGATAATATACAAAATAATATGGTCCCTTTATTAAATTCTATTATAGAATACACTCCAATACCCAACATATCAAAAAAAAAATTTTTTCAAATGCAACTTTCACAATTAGATTTCAATAATTATTTTGGAATGATCGGAATCGGAAAAATACAACAAGGAAAGTTAAGAAGTAATCAAATGGTTTCAGTATTGAGAAATAAAAAAAAAATTTATACAGGAAAAATTCAAAATATATTAAAATTCTACGGATTAAAAAAAAAAAAAATAGATATAGCATATGCTGGTGATATTATTGCAGTTACAGGACTTAACAACATTGAAATATCAGATACTATTTGTGATCCAGATTTTTTGTATCCTTTACCTAACTTAAAAATTGATGAACCTACTGTAAAAATGTTATTTTGTGTTAATCAATCACCTTTTTGTGGTAGAGAAGGAAAATACATAACATCTCGTCAAATCTTAGAGCGATTAAAAAAAGAAACTATTCGTAATATTTCTTTAACCGTAGAAGAAACTAAAAATTCAAACATTTTTTCTGTTTCTGGAAGAGGAGAATTACATTTATCTATTTTGTTAGAACAACTACGTAGAGAAAATTTTGAAATAGAGGTATCTAGACCTACAGTAATTTTTAAAAACAAAAACAATGTATTAACTGAACCATTCGAAATAACATTTTTAGATATTGAAAAAAAACATCAAGGACCGTTAATACAAAAATTAGGTGAATTAAGAGGTGAAATACAGAATATAGTGACCAGTGAGTACGGCAGAATTCAAATTGAATGTATTTTATCTAGTAGATCTTTAATTGGATTTAGATCCGAATTTATGAATCTTACATCAGGAAGTGGTACTTTTTTTTCATCTATTAATCATTATGGACCATTACAACAAAAAAAATTTGGACAAAGAAAAAATGGAGTTCTTATTTCTAAAAAAACTGGAACTGCTGTATCTTTTTCTATTTATAATCTTCAAAATAGAGGTAAAATGTTTATTCATCACGGAGAAGAGGTGTATGAAGGACAAATTGTAGGAATACATAACCGATCTAATGATTTAACTGTGAATTGCTTGACAGGAAAAAAATTAACAAATATGCGCGCTTCTGGAACTGATGAAGCTATAAATTTAACTAAACCAATTAATATTACCTTAGAATATGCTTTAAATTTCGTGAATGACGATGAACTAATAGAAGTAACTCCTCGTTCAATACGATTAAGAAAATTATTACTGAAAGAAAGTGATAGGAAAAAAAACAACAAAAATAATACTCGTGATTATTAA